In Coffea arabica cultivar ET-39 chromosome 9e, Coffea Arabica ET-39 HiFi, whole genome shotgun sequence, the genomic window GAAGATTTGGAAGCAATTGTGGAGCTTAAAGATTAAGCATAAACAGAAAATATTTCTCTGGAAATGTCTAAACAATGCTCTTCCGGTCAGAGATATCATCTATGGTAGAATCAAAGCTGGAGACCCTATTTGCATGCGATGTGGAGAGGAAAGGGAGACGATTGAACATACATTTCTGAATTGTGTGGATGCAAAAATAACATGGAAGTTAGCCCCAATCCAATGGGAAGGCATATTGGAACAACATGGCTGTTTTAGAAGATGGTGGACATCCATCACTGAAGCTAGACATAGACCACAAGGTTGGCAACATATTGCTCTATCGGTCCATATACTCTGGCAAATATGGAAAGGGAGGAATGGGGCAGAATTCAATGGCAAGAAATACAGGCCATGGACGGCTATTCAGAAGGCATTAAAGGAATGGTCAGAATTGGGAGAAGTAGATAGACTGGAAACTAGGATGAGTACAACCGAAACAGAAGCTCTACATCTACAACATCCACAGCTTTGTTCACAACATGGTGTCCTGCAATTCAGCATTGGGATTACAAGGGACAAGCACGAACCATGGGTAGGCATTGGAATCTGTCTAATAGGAGGAGCTCAGGGAACACACACAGGCTGGGCAATGCGTGAAACCAGTTCAGGATCTTTCTTGCTGGATGAAGCATTAGCTCTAAAATTGGCAATGTGTAAAGTTGCTGAAATGCAGCACAGAGTGGTCCAATTCCAAGTGCAGAATCAGCAGCTCCTCAACCTTATTCAATCCAAACAAGCGCGGGATATCAGATTAGCAACTGTGGTGGAGGATATTATTCAACTTAGACTTTTGTTTCATATGTGCTCCTTTTGTCTAGTTCAAAATGATAACTATCATCTAAGCTCCAAGCTTAGTACTTATGCTTTAGGCATTACTTTTGATGAGGAACTTTTGTTTCCTTAGTGGTTAAATGACCGCTTGTATAGTTTCATCGAGCCTTTGCTCGTACTTGTACATCTTTTAAAAAGGAATACAACCATATaccgttttgaaaaaaaaaaaaaaactactggtacaattcaaaaatagaaTTAGTATAGGAATTTTATATCTTTCCGTCAAATTGAATGATTTCTATCCATTTTCCAAAGAAATTCAAAGCACAAGGGAGTTATGTGGATGTTTTTAAACAATGAGGGAGTTTCATGTGCAATAGGCAAACCATAGGGGGGGGGTTTACTGTATTTTATCCctaatttaatgaattcttaCATTTTATACTTTGCATTTTATTAGTATTAGTCCCACTTAATTTTACCAATATGGTATCCACATTATACCTTTGTTATATTTTAGTTTGGTATCTTTATCTAGCAATATTCTGAATTTTTTATCCATAACTAGCTTAATAGTAGTTTCTCAAGAATTGATCTAAGTTAATGAAAATGATAACCAAGCAAAGATAGAATTCCTTAAGGGCGTTAACCCCGTAAACAATTGCTTTCAAATTTTTGGGatagaatttcaatttcttgtgatTGATTGCTCTAATTATTTATATAGCATGCAAAGTAAAATGTAAGTGGAACCTCTCTCCACAATTCTTTAGCGAAGGATATTGAGATCAAACCTCTTATATTACCATGTCCAAAGGGAAATTATCTTCACTAGTTTTATGttctttcacttttttcttGAACCACAAGACAACAAATAAAGactagaaaaaaaaactgagtgCTTTATCTGGTTTTTCTTTAAGTTATCGAAAAAAGTTAGTACATCATTAATTTCACCCGAGTTAAtatgtaaaacaaaaaaaaagaaaaagttaaaaaaaattattaatttaaaaaaaaggaaaaaagaaaaacaagaagtaGACTAGTAGAGAATCTCCTCGCACATGAATGCTAAACCCTAGTGGCTAAGTTTTTACTGTACTAAAAGCTGTGGTAATAACGTACATACTTACCCAATTAACAATTGTCCTTAAATTCATTGGGCATAGAAAAGAAACTACCTTAAGATGCCAACCAAAGCACaaggaaagcaaaagaaaaacacaTAACATAAGAGAGAAAATTTCAAGCAAGCAGAAGGAGGGGGAGAATTGAAAAAAGAGCAGCAAGATGTTGAAAATCCCTTTAAATACTTGTTAGATGAGCTGATAATATCTCACATTTTTGTTAAAAACTCAGAGGTCAAATCCCTCTGCTTTATTTCTATGATATCCAAGAGTTTTTCCTATCTTATTTATCAATCCAGAACTGTTCCCATCAAAATCCCACTTCAAGTCACCTATTAGCAGCCCTATCCCACAAGCCATTGCACTTCTGCAAAATTTCTGTCCAATCTGACCATGGGCATTTCGAAGAGCTTGTTGAATTCAATATGGGTCCATTTGATGTGGAACACGCTATGATATAGGTGAAAGGCAAAGTGAAAGACGTCATGACTCCCTATAATGAGCATGGTTGTAAGTGCAAAATCTTTCATTGCAAACAAACAATTATTGTGTTGGGCATCATTAACTGCTATAGAATCCAATGCCACGTAGCATAGCCACCACATAACATCCATCTGATGAGTAAATACTGTTAAATTAATTTAACAATAcatcaaaaagggaaaaaaggaaaaaagtgtaGCAAAGTCATAAGCTAGTTATCTATTTACAAGATACTTTACCTTAGCACCATCACCTTGATAACCTTTTGGGAAAATAGAATGCTGATATAGGTTGGAAATATAAATGATTGTTCTTTTCCGATACCAATGACAATATTCAACTATAGTGCCATCTTGTACCCTTGCATGTTGATCATTCCATATATCAATATAAATTCGATGTATATTAATCCAGTCATAATTGACCTTGTCACACCGATCTAAAGAATGTAGTATACCTATTCTCATAACTATAAAACTTTAAATTAGCTTTACTAAGAGTCTATTTTATATGCCAAATGTTACCTAAAGTAGTAGTAAGTAGGGGTCGGGAAAAAAAACCCGAAAACCCGATTTGACCCGCACCAAAAATTAGGATATCCGATCCGATTTTTATTAGTGGAGCAGATAGGGTCGGGTATCCATAATATTCGGATACGGATAcaactcataaaaataaaaacccgtgggtacccgacccgggggtatattataaaaatattaaaaaatatagggACAAATTCATAATATTTTTAAGTTATTAACCCGAACATCAATCATTCAACTGGAAGTTTGGAACTCTTCAGTCTTCAGCGCCGACACTCCTTCTAGTTCTGGCCGCAACGGGCAACGGCAACTCCTTTCACCCTTTCTCCTCCTCTTCAATTTTGCCCACCCCTTCGAACTCAAAAGAAAGCTGCAAAAGATTCTCAAAACTCAAGCCTCAAGCCTCAAGCCTCAAGCAAAAGATCCAATAGAGACCTTCAATTTCTCAAGTCTCAAACAGTCAAACAAAAGCTGTACAAGTGCAACGCCGACCTTCACATAAAGGTAATTTGGACAAGTATTTGTCAGCATTTTGCATGAAGTTTTTTTGTGTCGATGGGTTGAATTTGTTATATTGAAACTCAATATAAAAGAAAGCAAACATGATGATATTTGAAGCCTTAAGGATACCAATTCAAATTGTAAGAAACCTCAACGGAAAGTTACTGAACTTTTTAtgtcaaaatttcagcttaatgaAGTCATGTTTAGACCAAATATAGAAACTTTAATTTATAGGAAAGTGCAGAATTGGGTAATAGAAAGAGTTTCAATTATGAAGTCTATTGACCACTAGCATTTCGCTTTTTGAGTACTACCAGAGAATGTTTTTCTTTTGGATAGCTAAAAGTGAAAAATCTACGGCTGATGGACTAAACGTTTCATGTCTGTGACTCACAGTTATTAGTATCTTTTGAATTTGGACTCAATATATGCTGTGTAATATCCGAGTTGTTAAGAAGAGCTTGAGACTCTGATTCCACAAATTGGGGGACTTGTGAGAATAGTTAATGGGCCTTATCGTGGGTCAAATGCTAGGCTGCTAGCTGTTGATACAGATAAGTTCTGTGCTAAGGTGCAGATTGAGAAGGGAATTTATGATGGCAGGGTGATTAAGGCGGTTGAGTATGAAGATATCTGCAAATTGGCTTAATGAAAAATTCTGACAAGAATGTACTAACTGTATTGTGATCAAGTGGTAATTGTTCTGCTTTCCAGAGTTGTTCAGTACCATGATAGTCTTCATCTTTTATGAATGATTGCAATCTTCTTTCTTGTGATTATATTAAGCTGTTTGCTCTGTTTCATGCCATTCTATGTTTTTCTGATTGTGTTAAGCATTCGGGTCTCTGTAGGTTATGCTCTATCTTTCATATTGCTTGTGCTACTTGTAGGTGGTTTCTTTTTGGGTATCCGAGGATCGGGTACCCGAGGACAAGCGGAGTGGATTAGAGTAAAAAAAATAGTGACTCGACATATTAGGATTGGGTCAACCATTTGCCGTTTGggacgggtacccgacccgtgccCACCCCTACTAGTAATAAGGGGTCTAAAATGACGATTGCACTGGGTGATATGGCATCGCATAAACATTGGTATAAGAAGGCCAAACTGCACTCCCCCAACTAAACTGACCTATAGTCTCCAGGTCACGAAGCATGGTGAGATATAATAAATGTACGATATTACTAGACTTATCGGAGAATAATTACCCTCCTAAAAGTAATAGTAGATAAATGCGAACACACTATTCACATAGCTCCTTAAATGCGATTTCTGCCAAGTTCACATCTAGTGCTTGGATAAACATCCTATTTTTAATCGAGATCCATCAAAATTTTTCCTAGTAAGAATGAAACCTATCAACTTTTGATACAAAAGTCCCCATCATTTGTAGTTCATGAAGTATCAAATCTGGTAATTGGTGAACCATCAATACGTAGTCCCCAAAGTACCTTAACATCCTGTAATGTCACCATTGACTCTCCAATAGGCAAGTAAAATGAATAGATCTCAGGTAACTAGTGCTCCATACGACTAGTAACCAATGCATGATCTAACAAAATGCAACTGCATTGAACAAAACCCTCAAAACCTGCTAGTTTGATGTAATGCATGACACGATCCAAATTAGGCCTATGAGTCCAAAATGCCTTATCATAATTCCTAATATATAGCTAATGGTTTGAAATGGCACCCTAAAATATAGATTGTGCCCTTTATAGACTAGTCCTAGACAAAATAAGGTCATGCACATATGGTCCTAGATTAGGATCAGTATAAAGTAGAATATCATCCATATTGAGAGTATCTACATATAGAATTA contains:
- the LOC140014575 gene encoding uncharacterized protein, which gives rise to MASKETKQKTNQNDSTTSWEHQSKKIWKQLWSLKIKHKQKIFLWKCLNNALPVRDIIYGRIKAGDPICMRCGEERETIEHTFLNCVDAKITWKLAPIQWEGILEQHGCFRRWWTSITEARHRPQGWQHIALSVHILWQIWKGRNGAEFNGKKYRPWTAIQKALKEWSELGEVDRLETRMSTTETEALHLQHPQLCSQHGVLQFSIGITRDKHEPWVGIGICLIGGAQGTHTGWAMRETSSGSFLLDEALALKLAMCKVAEMQHRVVQFQVQNQQLLNLIQSKQARDIRLATVVEDIIQLRLLFHMCSFCLVQNDNYHLSSKLSTYALGITFDEELLFP